CAGCGACATCGGCCGCGCCTGCAGCCGCGGCACCAGGCTCGCGACGCCGCCGCTGATCGTCACCACGCCCAGCGGGCTGGCGGGATGGCCCATCCCCAAGGTGCGGACAGCGGCGCGGATGCCGTCGACGACGCGGGCCGCGTCCTCGCGGTTGGCGCCGGGGAGCAGCACGACGAACTCTTCGCCGCCGTAGCGCGCGACGAAATCCTCCGGCCGCCGCAGCGACTTCGCGATGGTGTGCGCGACCCGGACCAGCACGCGGTCGCCTTGCGGGTGACCGCAGCTGTCGTTGTAGGCCTTGAACCAGTCGACGTCGAGGATCGCCAACGCCAGCGGCGTGCGCGCACGCGCGGCGCGGCGCCACTCTTGCTCGAAGCGCTGCTCGAAGGCACGGCGGTTCGCGATGCCGGTCAGACCGTCGTGCAGCGCCGCCGCGGCGTAGGCGTCCCGTTCGCCTTGCAGGCTGGCGGCACGGTCGGCCAAACCGCGGATGCGATACGCCAGCGCGACCGACAAGAAGATCGCTTCCCACGCCACGCCCGCGCCGGCAGCCAGATCGGTCAGCGGCGTGCGCGGGATGGCACCGTACGCGCCGGAGAGCGCGACCGCGAAGCCGGCCACGACGCCGGCGAACGCGATGCTCGACCAGCGTGCCAGCGGGTTCCCCTTTTGCCACGCCGTGACGCCGGCGACGAACACGGCCAGCAAAAACGCCGTCGTCGCGAGCGGATCGAGCGCGTCGAACAGGCCCGCCCGCCGCAGGCCGTCCGGCGTCACCAGATACGCGAGCTTCACCACCACGACGCCCCCGTACATGACGCGCAGCAGCCACCACAGCCGCGGCGCGATGCGCGGCAGCTCGAGCAGCGTGCGCGCGAAGACGGTCACCAGCGCGAGGTAGACGACGAAGGTCAGCGTCCCGAGCGCGTCGCGGGCGCCGGGCGCGAGCACGGCGAGGGGCGACTGCACCAGGTCGTAGAGCGCGAACGCCAGCATCGCGGCGGCGTACCAGCCCGCCACGCGGTCGCGCAGCACGACCGCCAGGATCGCGTTGAGCGATCCGAGCGCGACGATCATGCCGACGATGAACACGAACGCGACGGCGAGCGGCGCGACGAGCGGGTGAGCGGCGGTCACCACGGTCCCCACGCGACACCGTTCGGCGAGCGCCGACGCCGCCCCCGTACCGCGCCGCGGCTAGGCGTGCTGCGGCGCCGTCTCGTCGTCGTCGAGCCGTGCACCGAGCACCGCCAGCGTCCAGCCGACGCGCAGCACGAGCGTTCCGAACGCGCGCCGCAGCGAGACGCTTCGCGCCTGCTTGAGCTCGCGCATGACGCGGCGCTGCCGCTCGTCGACGAGTGCGGACAAGACCAAAGGGTCCGTAAACACGAAAAAACCTCCGTCGGGTACGGAGGTTTGCCAAGGAACGTCGGAACGGACACCGTTCAGATCATTCCGAGCGAACCTCCACGCAAACAATGGAACGACGCACGCCGCTGCCGAGCGATCGCGGAACGTCGAGCTGGAATCGGATCATTGCGTCTCCTCCTTTCTGTTCGCGGCGCGCACCATCGCGCGCCGGCGGACTCGTACTGTACCATGCGCGCGACGCAGGCGTCAACCGCGCGTGGCCGCTTTTAGTGCGCCGACCAGCCGCCGTCGATCGCGATCGGCGCACCCGTGATCGAGATCGCGAAATCGCTGCACAGGAACGCGCACAGCGCGCCGACTTCGGCCGGGGCGATGAAGCGCTTCGAGGGCATCGCCTCGAGGAACGCGCGCTCGAGCGCCTCGTCCTCGCTGATCCCGCCGCCGTAGGAGCGCACGAGGTCGGCCGCCTGTCCGCGTACGAGATCGGTCATCACCGCGCCGGGGCAGATCGCGTTGGCGGTGATGTTGACCGGCGCGCCCTCGACCGCCGTCGCGCGGGTGAACCCGACCACGCCGTGCTTGGCCGCGATGTACGCGGCCTTGAACGGGCTGGCGATCAGGCCGTGCACGCTGGCGAGGTTGACGATTCGCCCGCCGCCGCGCGCGACCAAGTGCGGCCACGCCGCCTTGGTCGCGTAAAAGACGCTATCGAGATCGATGGTCCGCACGTTCTGCCAGCGGTCGACCGGAAAGTCCGCGATCGACGAGATGAACTGCACCCCGGCGTTGTTCACCAGATGATCGAGGCCGCCGAAATCGGCCGCCGCGGCGTCGACGGTCGCGCGCACCGCGTCGGGGTCGCGCACGTCGCACGCGTACGCGCGCGTCGTCGTGCCGGTCGCCGCGGCGATCGCGTGCGCGGTTTCCTGCGCCGCCGCCGCGTCGAGGTCGACGAGCGCGACCCGCGCGCCCGCCTGCGCGAGGGCCTCCGCGCAAGCGCGCCCAATCCCGCGTGCTGCACCCGTAACAAAGCTAACCCGGTCCTGTAGATCGATCCCAAGCACGGTCCTCGTCCTCCGA
The window above is part of the Candidatus Sulfotelmatobacter sp. genome. Proteins encoded here:
- a CDS encoding 3-hydroxybutyrate dehydrogenase → MLGIDLQDRVSFVTGAARGIGRACAEALAQAGARVALVDLDAAAAQETAHAIAAATGTTTRAYACDVRDPDAVRATVDAAAADFGGLDHLVNNAGVQFISSIADFPVDRWQNVRTIDLDSVFYATKAAWPHLVARGGGRIVNLASVHGLIASPFKAAYIAAKHGVVGFTRATAVEGAPVNITANAICPGAVMTDLVRGQAADLVRSYGGGISEDEALERAFLEAMPSKRFIAPAEVGALCAFLCSDFAISITGAPIAIDGGWSAH
- a CDS encoding diguanylate cyclase, with amino-acid sequence MGTVVTAAHPLVAPLAVAFVFIVGMIVALGSLNAILAVVLRDRVAGWYAAAMLAFALYDLVQSPLAVLAPGARDALGTLTFVVYLALVTVFARTLLELPRIAPRLWWLLRVMYGGVVVVKLAYLVTPDGLRRAGLFDALDPLATTAFLLAVFVAGVTAWQKGNPLARWSSIAFAGVVAGFAVALSGAYGAIPRTPLTDLAAGAGVAWEAIFLSVALAYRIRGLADRAASLQGERDAYAAAALHDGLTGIANRRAFEQRFEQEWRRAARARTPLALAILDVDWFKAYNDSCGHPQGDRVLVRVAHTIAKSLRRPEDFVARYGGEEFVVLLPGANREDAARVVDGIRAAVRTLGMGHPASPLGVVTISGGVASLVPRLQARPMSLLAAADRALYAAKRDGRDRIALARFGSRAYLS